TAAAAATTCTTGACAAATAAAGTACAACAGGGTCTTAAGACATCTGTTTTCAGTTTCCACTTTCCGACAAGACCATAAAGTTTACAGATTGAAAACACAGTATTGTAGTGTTTAGTTTTGTTTGTTAGTCCTAAcgaaaattgaattgaaaaggaaaaactaaTCCGGTTATTAggtagtatttttaaaaaataaagcaaatgttaattataaattttgataagtaTAGGATTGGCAATAGATCATTTGTTTAACTTAACTATTTAACAAAGGACATTTTAGGGAAATGAGGAAAAAGTTAGGGATAAGATGCAATAAAAGAATAGGAGTGACAATACATCCTTCCTTCATACTTGCAGAATGTCCCAGCTTACCATTTATTCTATAATCCAAATACTGTATCGGTAGACAATTATACTATTCATCTGATACATTAAAACGTTCTAGATGTGGTTCTATTCAGTCAAATACACTTTGGAATTTGGAAATGATGTTTGTTTGTCTAAATTGTTACTTAGACAAGTAACTGTTCGAAATTGATAAGTTCCTTCCTCCAATCAATTACATGTTGAACCAATGCTATGCTCAAATGATATTATGTTAGATCTataaacttcgtaccccattgcccagaggctcttcgctatgcgaaggtatgggggagggatgttgtacgcagccttacccttgtatatgcaaagaggctgtttccggattcgaacccatgaccaacaagtcaccaaggcacaactttaccgctgcaccagggctcgccctctatGTTAGAtctataataaagaaaaaatatttattggtttttttgtctttttgaaAATAGTAATGAAAATAATCATTTCTACAAGCAAAAGTAATCATCATATCATAGAAGAGccttttttttgtcaatatgaTGATTCGGTTCAAGTCACCTAACAAACATCTATAAACAAGTAAACCAACAGAAGAACCCGAAGCAAGTAATTATCTTGCAGTGTTATACCTTAATTAGCCCTGCCAGACAATGTACATCGATGCCTTCTGGGACCACTCCCAAATTCAATTGATCCCTAACATGTTCCTCTTGACCATTGTCCGCGTtaattctgaaaatcccctctacCTGCATGTGTAAATTCAACTTTTTAACCTAGAATGACCATTAATGCAATTATTTGTAAAATGAACAAATAAGTCCCCATAGAACAGTGCATTATAAAGCAGGACTATCATTTTTGTTGGTTTCACACAAATTGTATCCAATAAATAACCACCAACATCATGAGAAATTTACAACCTGCAAACCTCCTTGAACATACAAATGCTTTTGCATCAACAGCAGAATTGTTGGCACACTGTTCCCTCTTGAGTCATGTGATAACTGCATGGATTCTGTTGAAACTCCAAAAACAGATGCACTACATgtgaaaaatcaaagaaaagcataaataaataaaacaaaacacaatCTTTAAATCAAAAACATACTATATATTCTGACtcgtaatcaaaattataatgtacattaaaaataatgcataattttcctctaaaatatgaaaactaataaaaaccaacatgcatTTAGAAATGTGACTTTAGTTGAATGATGAAGAAGTGTCTTCAATTCATGTCTTGTAATATAGATGCATGGACACAGACCTAGCACTAGGAGGCCTTCTTGGGACTTCAGGTTCAAACTCAACAGGCAAGCCCAAGAAACCGTTGAACCTATCAAAGGTGACATGCGCAACATGGCGCACGTTAGTTGGGGAACCAATGTTCATAATAATGGAGCAGATGTTTCTGCGAGAAAGCTGGAAGGATTTCCTGAGAAGGGTCAGAAGAAGAGCCAAGAGAGGTCGGAGGAGAAAGGCATTATTGtgagaagagaatgaagaggTTGTTGTTGTAGTGGTTGTTGTCCTTGTCTTTGTTGGTGGTGATGAAGAAGCAACAAAATGGGGTGGGGATGAGGAGTGGAGGACCTCGGTCATGGCTGGCAATGAAAGAAGCCTTTACTTGGAATATAAAAAACGAAAGCAACAAAGATTTTGTTTCAGAAAATGCCAAGGGCTTGTGAGTTGGAGTTGGATTCAAGGAAACTGCACTAGTGTTTGTAGGGTGTGGGACGTGAGAATCATTAACTCTGTCTTTAAATTATGTTATGTTGCGTGTTGTGGAGCGTTcaacaaagagagagagacaggAAGAGTAGAACATagacaacaaaaaattaaattgctgagaaatcaaatgaagacttgaaaatggtgaaaacttgtaaaagaatatcataataataatgagatttttttttttacacttttagatatgtttttatctcgtgtaaagtttgtattttttttttattttgattcttataaaaaaaattgcgttcattaaattaaaaaataccctTACCTCTACGCCATAGCTTTTATACGTCCTGttatattgattaagaaaataataaataaaaaatcactatAAATTATATCAAGAACTATAAAAAGATcgtttaattaataacatttcaataaaaaaaattaattttagttttccattcaatgttttaaaaatacttgctaatatttttcttatgcatTAAAACATTAATATGATAGTTTCATTGGctacctaaaaaataagaattttaggcgatatcatgtttttttgtgaaTGGACGATATCATGTGTGTCTAGATGtatgttgataaaattaattttagatcaacatgattttatataattaattttgatgtaacatgatttttgtttagataataaatattaaaaaatgatttttttccataaaatgTTGTTTGAATACTTTGAACACCTTGCAATCATGCACAACCTCTCAATCAGTCAATTGTGTTTTTGGTGGAGAAGAAGACTTAAATGGTAATTGTGAATCAAAGAGATCTAATTTACTTAAGATGAATAAAGTATGCGAATGTTATAAATCCTTTCGAtttctatcataaaaaaaaaatggtgattGTGAGTCCAACCCACACCCTAGCATAAGAAAAAATAGGTGCATGTAGCAACAGCCTTCGTTAGGAAAGATGCCCACTAAACCCGTAAAAGAGATGAAGCCCACCATAGCCCAATTCTCGTGAACAAGAGTACTCATTTTcctcattgtaatttttttttttttgagtccTCATTGTaaagttatataatatatattagttttactttattttctaaaaaaaaaattgtaaacttagtttttaatataaaattattttcaacatgaaattgaaaaaaaatgaaacgaaAAAGACCGGAATACTTTTTAAGACACTGTATGGTACACTGATAACAtacatttttattcaattaaaaaattaaattttatagattaacaaaataattttgattcttatgtATTTATGATGTATTTTTAACATCATAAAATGCTTATCgtttttaataattgttatcATTGTATCCCAAACATTAAAATCTCCGTTTGGAAAGTCATAAAACAGAATTGCACAATGGTATGTGACCCTTTCAAATTCAACTTTTGCGGGTTCGAAAGCTCTTTTAGAGTACCAATATGAATTTATCTTACGTAATCAATCAAATGGACACGGCATGGCGACATTGACCACCGTTGTCGTTGCGTGTGTGGATTCCTGTCATTACGTCAAATCAAATCCTATAATATATGTTACCAATCTCGAAACTAGAAAGTACCGTTATCTCTCTGAACGTGTTCGTGCATTCCAAGCCAAGGTTGCAACTTACTAGCTAGCTATGTCTTCTTCATACGGTGGATACCATTCTCAATCCTATGCTCCATCTGCGCCAGAACAACCTCCATATTCCAATTATAATCACACTTCTTCTTCTACATCAAATTCATCGTCATCCAGTTTTCCAGCAGGGACGCCCCAGGACGTGATTCGGAGCTTTCAGATGGTGGATAGGGACCGAAGCGGCTTCATCGATGAGCGTGAGTTGCACCAAGCTCTCTCTTCTGGATTCCACCACTTCAACTTTAGGACCATTCGTCTTCTCTTTTTCCTCTTCAAGAATCCACACCAACCCCTCACAATTGGTACCTAACTTCTGttccaattttatttatttatttatttatttattgggtTGGAGTGTTCCTTTGTGTTGATTTCAATTGCCTGTTGCTTGTGCCTTCACAGGACCAAAGGAATTTGCAGCACTCTGGAGTTGCCTTGGTCATTGGCGAGTgagtttctttttcatttcttcttttattctttctcaACATAACCATGT
The nucleotide sequence above comes from Glycine soja cultivar W05 chromosome 11, ASM419377v2, whole genome shotgun sequence. Encoded proteins:
- the LOC114374726 gene encoding probable calcium-binding protein CML48 encodes the protein MSSSYGGYHSQSYAPSAPEQPPYSNYNHTSSSTSNSSSSSFPAGTPQDVIRSFQMVDRDRSGFIDERELHQALSSGFHHFNFRTIRLLFFLFKNPHQPLTIGPKEFAALWSCLGHWRGIFERYDKDRSGKIDPLELRDALYGIGYAVPGSVLQLLLSKYGDGSGRRVELGFDSFVECGMIIKGLTDKFKEKDTRYTGSATLSYDAFMTMVLPFLVSYD